A DNA window from Xanthomonas campestris pv. campestris str. ATCC 33913 contains the following coding sequences:
- a CDS encoding XAC0095 family protein — translation MSDVVRDAQSHPGYYLPEHAQYRLQQLRDHMRFLARLAQPRTQAEEQARQPAIRLDELACCLELLAEQVTQALAQVQWPARLELDVSDNARADDGEAA, via the coding sequence ATGTCGGACGTTGTACGAGATGCGCAGTCACACCCGGGCTACTACCTGCCAGAGCACGCGCAATACCGCCTGCAGCAACTACGTGACCACATGCGCTTTTTGGCGCGCTTGGCGCAGCCGCGTACGCAGGCCGAAGAGCAGGCGAGGCAACCGGCTATCCGCTTGGACGAGCTGGCGTGCTGCCTGGAGCTGCTGGCCGAGCAGGTAACGCAGGCACTGGCGCAGGTGCAGTGGCCCGCGCGGCTTGAGCTCGACGTCTCTGACAACGCGCGTGCTGACGACGGGGAGGCCGCATGA
- the xopQ gene encoding type III secretion system effector XopQ, giving the protein MDSIRHRPTLHVPAGAHATSGSTGERTATVSADQHLPCAQISDGALQALPRKRPQGAAVLKRSLSAPALTATQRRMLAELGAEGGTCLTPDEAAVLRELSFHTPATPRDTVLFTDPNKDPDDVVAYTIGKQLQVTGFVRLTDVAVTLGDASVREERARLAKGVFNRLQLPNVRVSRGQDYLMSAKQAKDHAKFLQEGQGLRAESAEICDNSLQALHERLMQAPQGLSMVVIAGMTDAHALVDAHPALVRERVKSITIMGGVEPARDADGHVQPDARAYNNATDLDAACGLYRKAQQLQIPLRIVTKEAAYKTAVSPSFYEGLAKSGHSVGRYLEDVQKNALNGLWEGIQAGLLPGLDQAWFFRTFTADALPQANSPQEGANQAMAFDQIWPRVTKLNLYDPLTLLASVPGAAGMLFTPRQIQADGLSVVEQVSENEVKHPEKAKRLMSALAKAALATKQ; this is encoded by the coding sequence ATGGATTCCATCAGGCATCGCCCCACACTGCATGTGCCCGCAGGCGCTCATGCAACGTCCGGGTCTACGGGTGAGCGCACTGCAACCGTGTCGGCAGATCAACACCTGCCCTGCGCGCAGATCAGCGATGGGGCGCTGCAGGCATTGCCGCGGAAAAGACCACAAGGCGCTGCCGTCCTCAAACGCTCACTCAGTGCGCCTGCGCTGACGGCAACACAGCGCCGAATGCTTGCCGAACTCGGGGCCGAAGGCGGTACGTGCCTGACGCCCGACGAAGCAGCGGTGCTGCGGGAGCTCAGTTTCCACACCCCGGCGACACCGCGCGACACGGTGCTGTTTACCGACCCCAACAAGGACCCCGACGATGTGGTCGCCTACACCATCGGCAAGCAACTGCAGGTAACGGGCTTTGTACGCCTCACCGACGTTGCGGTGACCTTGGGCGATGCCAGCGTGCGCGAGGAGCGCGCCCGGCTCGCAAAGGGCGTGTTCAACCGCCTGCAACTCCCCAATGTGCGTGTCTCACGCGGGCAGGATTACCTGATGAGTGCGAAACAGGCCAAGGACCATGCCAAATTCCTGCAGGAAGGCCAGGGGTTGCGTGCGGAATCGGCCGAAATTTGCGACAACAGCCTGCAAGCGCTGCACGAGCGCCTGATGCAGGCACCGCAGGGGCTGAGCATGGTGGTGATTGCCGGCATGACCGACGCCCATGCGCTGGTCGATGCGCATCCGGCGCTTGTGCGCGAGCGCGTCAAGAGCATCACCATCATGGGGGGCGTCGAGCCGGCCAGGGACGCCGACGGCCATGTGCAGCCCGACGCACGCGCCTACAACAATGCGACAGACCTGGACGCGGCCTGTGGCCTGTACCGCAAGGCACAGCAACTGCAGATCCCGTTGCGCATCGTGACCAAGGAAGCTGCCTACAAGACAGCGGTGTCGCCCTCGTTCTACGAAGGCCTGGCGAAGAGTGGGCATTCGGTGGGCAGATATCTCGAAGACGTGCAGAAAAACGCCTTGAACGGCTTGTGGGAAGGGATTCAGGCAGGGCTGCTTCCGGGCCTGGATCAGGCGTGGTTCTTTCGCACGTTCACCGCAGACGCACTACCGCAGGCAAACAGCCCGCAAGAGGGCGCAAACCAAGCCATGGCCTTCGACCAGATCTGGCCGAGGGTCACCAAACTCAACTTGTACGACCCGTTGACGCTGCTGGCCTCGGTTCCCGGCGCGGCAGGCATGCTGTTCACGCCAAGGCAGATACAGGCCGATGGACTCAGCGTTGTGGAGCAGGTGAGCGAAAACGAGGTCAAGCATCCGGAGAAGGCAAAACGGCTGATGTCCGCCTTGGCAAAAGCGGCGCTTGCCACGAAACAATGA
- the xopAV gene encoding type III secretion system effector XopAV has protein sequence MGSFPVTSVAREAVRHDQREAQAPREVGYSSQRGDPQANPQLKQDLSRAPVRAARLKAPRVPIGVHIANTGLQAARFATSAVAGPAEAAVLDAVHAPAAAAYDYAKGEVSWKKNAGVTLAPALAYAVVMGTLSAVQYLANRYLQAQSQTSVSKADRAKELGVTEACLDAAVAMVNKGEVAGPGGEMTEEEAAALAADLQNLATADRSRLPPELWRAASGVGDDAYALVTQLLLAARARASAEASASYGS, from the coding sequence ATGGGTTCCTTCCCAGTGACTTCTGTGGCTCGTGAAGCGGTAAGACACGATCAGCGCGAGGCGCAGGCCCCGCGTGAGGTGGGTTACTCCTCGCAACGCGGCGACCCGCAGGCCAATCCACAATTGAAGCAAGACCTGTCGCGTGCGCCCGTGCGTGCGGCGCGGCTCAAGGCCCCACGCGTGCCTATCGGTGTGCACATTGCGAATACCGGGCTGCAGGCAGCGCGGTTTGCCACCTCTGCGGTCGCAGGGCCAGCCGAAGCCGCAGTTCTGGACGCGGTGCATGCGCCCGCTGCGGCGGCATATGACTATGCAAAAGGGGAGGTGTCCTGGAAAAAGAATGCGGGTGTCACGCTTGCGCCGGCCTTGGCCTACGCCGTGGTGATGGGCACGCTGTCTGCCGTGCAGTATCTGGCGAACCGGTACCTGCAAGCGCAGTCGCAGACGAGTGTCAGCAAGGCCGACAGGGCGAAGGAGTTGGGCGTCACCGAAGCATGCCTGGACGCGGCCGTTGCCATGGTGAACAAGGGGGAGGTGGCCGGTCCCGGGGGTGAGATGACCGAAGAAGAGGCAGCTGCGCTGGCAGCAGATCTTCAGAACCTGGCAACGGCAGACCGTTCCCGGCTGCCGCCAGAGCTCTGGCGCGCTGCCAGCGGCGTTGGCGACGACGCCTACGCATTGGTCACGCAACTGCTCTTGGCCGCAAGAGCCCGCGCGTCTGCAGAGGCGTCTGCATCGTACGGCAGTTGA
- a CDS encoding TetR/AcrR family transcriptional regulator produces MSNVLLLRTAKQREELLVDEVLDAAERCIDEIGLSATSFELIAERARLSCGTLLQRFEDKDALVRALLERNYMRAIRQMWLVERPANVHVVDFIAGLLEEWLLQEINIKRTRIDLELHLATLRDPVLAAFMRRQSASLIEHLSALLKRLLRGHADPASSEQEFQARVFAVAAMCGGLHNVMTSGMELNRMHLQLILRESLSGILKSAPV; encoded by the coding sequence ATGTCCAACGTCCTTCTGCTGCGTACCGCAAAACAGCGCGAAGAACTCTTGGTCGACGAAGTGCTGGACGCCGCCGAACGCTGCATCGACGAGATCGGCCTGTCGGCCACCAGCTTCGAGCTCATCGCCGAACGCGCGCGGCTGTCTTGCGGCACCCTGCTGCAACGCTTCGAAGACAAGGACGCGCTGGTGCGCGCCTTGCTGGAGCGCAACTACATGCGCGCCATCCGCCAGATGTGGCTGGTGGAACGCCCGGCCAACGTGCACGTGGTGGATTTCATCGCCGGCCTGCTCGAAGAATGGCTGCTGCAGGAAATCAACATCAAACGCACCCGCATCGACCTGGAACTGCACCTGGCCACCCTGCGCGACCCGGTGCTGGCCGCCTTTATGCGCCGGCAGAGCGCATCGCTGATCGAACATCTCAGCGCCCTGCTCAAGCGCCTGCTGCGCGGCCACGCCGACCCGGCCAGCAGCGAGCAGGAATTCCAGGCCCGCGTCTTCGCCGTGGCCGCCATGTGCGGCGGCCTGCACAACGTAATGACCAGCGGCATGGAACTCAACCGCATGCATCTGCAGTTGATCTTGCGAGAGAGTTTGTCTGGGATTTTGAAGTCTGCGCCGGTGTAG
- a CDS encoding histidine phosphatase family protein, which produces MGVSENSAVAGVSAQWPARLWVVRHGQSAGNVARDVAESNGATLIDLEHRDADVPLSALGERQARALGAWMAGLPEHERPTLILSSTYVRACQTALAVARAMGQPDTAVSVDERLREKEFGVLDRYTTAGIIATFPELSEQRKLVGKFYFRPPGGESWCDVIFRLRSIVGDLQRNHVGARVLIVGHQVIVNCFRYLIEQMDEATILAIDREGDVPNCGVTEYAAVADGQSLELVRTKFVPPELADEPVTTESDRPAGAR; this is translated from the coding sequence ATGGGTGTGAGTGAGAACAGTGCGGTTGCCGGTGTCTCGGCGCAATGGCCGGCGCGGTTGTGGGTGGTGCGGCATGGGCAGAGCGCAGGTAACGTGGCGCGCGATGTGGCCGAGTCCAATGGCGCGACGTTGATCGACCTGGAGCACCGTGATGCGGATGTGCCGCTCTCAGCATTGGGCGAGCGCCAGGCGCGGGCGCTGGGTGCGTGGATGGCCGGCTTGCCGGAGCATGAGCGGCCCACGTTGATCCTGAGTTCCACCTATGTGCGTGCGTGCCAGACCGCCTTGGCGGTGGCGCGTGCGATGGGCCAGCCAGACACGGCCGTGAGCGTGGACGAGCGGTTGCGCGAAAAAGAATTCGGCGTACTGGACCGCTACACCACGGCCGGCATCATCGCCACGTTTCCGGAGTTGTCGGAGCAGCGCAAGTTGGTGGGCAAGTTCTACTTCCGCCCGCCGGGTGGGGAGAGCTGGTGCGATGTGATTTTTCGCCTGCGCAGCATCGTGGGCGATCTGCAGCGCAATCATGTGGGCGCGCGGGTGCTGATCGTGGGGCACCAGGTGATCGTCAATTGCTTCCGGTATCTGATCGAGCAGATGGACGAGGCCACCATCCTGGCGATCGACCGCGAGGGCGATGTGCCCAATTGCGGGGTGACCGAATACGCCGCGGTGGCCGATGGGCAGTCGCTGGAACTGGTGCGCACCAAGTTCGTGCCGCCGGAGCTGGCGGATGAGCCGGTGACCACCGAATCCGATCGGCCGGCAGGAGCACGCTGA